In the Oncorhynchus nerka isolate Pitt River linkage group LG2, Oner_Uvic_2.0, whole genome shotgun sequence genome, one interval contains:
- the stk16 gene encoding serine/threonine-protein kinase 16 isoform X1, translating to MGCVSLSVHLGVGVLSYAPGRMGQTLCICSRGSITIDNKRYYFIQKLDEGGFSYVDLVEGVQDGRFYALKRILCHDREGRQEAETEVEMHRLFSHPNILGLAGHTFIERGGKSEAWILLPYVQKGSLWSVLEKLRDKGSFMPERRILKVLQGICSGLKAMHDRGYAHRDLKPTNVLLEEDDRPLLMDLGSMNRSRMEVKGTREAMTVQDWAAQRCTISYRAPELFNVESHCVIDDRTDIWSLGCVLYSMMFLEGPYDMVFQKGDSVALAVQNPVTIPQPCSYSESLQNLLSSIMVSNPQERPDVNWILDQIQDMTCSSPNTQTNMV from the exons ATgggttgtgtctctctctctgtccatctgggTGTTGGTGTGTTGAGTTATGCCCCAGGGAGGATGGGTCAGACCCTGTGTATCTGTTCCCGCGGCTCCATCACCATTGACAACAAAAGATACTACTTCATCCAGAAACTAGATGAAGG AGGGTTCAGCTATGTGGACCTGGTGGAGGGGGTGCAGGACGGGCGTTTCTACGCCCTGAAGAGGATCCTGTGCCATGACCGGGAGGGTCGCCAAGAGGCTGAGACGGAGGTGGAGATGCACCGTCTCTTCAGCCACCCCAACATCCTGGGCCTGGCAGGGCACACCTTCATAGAGAGGGGGGGCAAGAGTGAGGCCTGGATACTGCTGCCCTACGTTCAG AAGGGCAGTCTGTGGTCAGTGCTAGAGAAGCTGAGGGACAAGGGAAGCTTCATGCCAGAGAGACGCATCCTGAAGGTCCTACAGGGCATCTGTTCTGGACTGAAGGCCATGCATGACAGAGGCTACGCACACAG agatcTGAAGCCTACCAATGTACTCCTAGAGGAGGATGACAGGCCGCTGCTGATGGACCTGGGTTCTATGAACCGCTCCAGGATGGAGGTCAAGGGGACCAGGGAGGCCATGACAGTACAGGACTGGGCAGCTCAGAGGTGTACTATATCGTACCGCGCCCCTGAGCTCTTTAACGTGGAGAGCCACTGTGTCATCGATGACCGTACAGACATCTGG tctctgGGCTGTGTACTGTACAGCATGATGTTCCTGGAGGGGCCCTATGACATGGTGTTCCAGAAGGGAGACAGTGTGGCCCTTGCTGTCCAGAACCCAGTTACCATCCCTCAGCCATGCAG TTACTCTGAAAGCCTGCAGAACCTGCTGAGCTCCATCATGGTGTCCAACCCCCAGGAAAGACCCGAcgtcaactggatcctggaccagATACAGGACATGACATGTTCCAGCCCCAACACACAGACCAATATGGTATGA
- the stk16 gene encoding serine/threonine-protein kinase 16 isoform X3 has translation MYTEVASRKQDDNRRGFSYVDLVEGVQDGRFYALKRILCHDREGRQEAETEVEMHRLFSHPNILGLAGHTFIERGGKSEAWILLPYVQKGSLWSVLEKLRDKGSFMPERRILKVLQGICSGLKAMHDRGYAHRDLKPTNVLLEEDDRPLLMDLGSMNRSRMEVKGTREAMTVQDWAAQRCTISYRAPELFNVESHCVIDDRTDIWSLGCVLYSMMFLEGPYDMVFQKGDSVALAVQNPVTIPQPCSYSESLQNLLSSIMVSNPQERPDVNWILDQIQDMTCSSPNTQTNMV, from the exons ATGTACACGGAAGTAGCCAGCAGAAAACAGGACGATAACAGAAG AGGGTTCAGCTATGTGGACCTGGTGGAGGGGGTGCAGGACGGGCGTTTCTACGCCCTGAAGAGGATCCTGTGCCATGACCGGGAGGGTCGCCAAGAGGCTGAGACGGAGGTGGAGATGCACCGTCTCTTCAGCCACCCCAACATCCTGGGCCTGGCAGGGCACACCTTCATAGAGAGGGGGGGCAAGAGTGAGGCCTGGATACTGCTGCCCTACGTTCAG AAGGGCAGTCTGTGGTCAGTGCTAGAGAAGCTGAGGGACAAGGGAAGCTTCATGCCAGAGAGACGCATCCTGAAGGTCCTACAGGGCATCTGTTCTGGACTGAAGGCCATGCATGACAGAGGCTACGCACACAG agatcTGAAGCCTACCAATGTACTCCTAGAGGAGGATGACAGGCCGCTGCTGATGGACCTGGGTTCTATGAACCGCTCCAGGATGGAGGTCAAGGGGACCAGGGAGGCCATGACAGTACAGGACTGGGCAGCTCAGAGGTGTACTATATCGTACCGCGCCCCTGAGCTCTTTAACGTGGAGAGCCACTGTGTCATCGATGACCGTACAGACATCTGG tctctgGGCTGTGTACTGTACAGCATGATGTTCCTGGAGGGGCCCTATGACATGGTGTTCCAGAAGGGAGACAGTGTGGCCCTTGCTGTCCAGAACCCAGTTACCATCCCTCAGCCATGCAG TTACTCTGAAAGCCTGCAGAACCTGCTGAGCTCCATCATGGTGTCCAACCCCCAGGAAAGACCCGAcgtcaactggatcctggaccagATACAGGACATGACATGTTCCAGCCCCAACACACAGACCAATATGGTATGA
- the stk16 gene encoding serine/threonine-protein kinase 16 isoform X2 — MYTEVASRKQDDNRSYAPGRMGQTLCICSRGSITIDNKRYYFIQKLDEGGFSYVDLVEGVQDGRFYALKRILCHDREGRQEAETEVEMHRLFSHPNILGLAGHTFIERGGKSEAWILLPYVQKGSLWSVLEKLRDKGSFMPERRILKVLQGICSGLKAMHDRGYAHRDLKPTNVLLEEDDRPLLMDLGSMNRSRMEVKGTREAMTVQDWAAQRCTISYRAPELFNVESHCVIDDRTDIWSLGCVLYSMMFLEGPYDMVFQKGDSVALAVQNPVTIPQPCSYSESLQNLLSSIMVSNPQERPDVNWILDQIQDMTCSSPNTQTNMV; from the exons ATGTACACGGAAGTAGCCAGCAGAAAACAGGACGATAACAGAAG TTATGCCCCAGGGAGGATGGGTCAGACCCTGTGTATCTGTTCCCGCGGCTCCATCACCATTGACAACAAAAGATACTACTTCATCCAGAAACTAGATGAAGG AGGGTTCAGCTATGTGGACCTGGTGGAGGGGGTGCAGGACGGGCGTTTCTACGCCCTGAAGAGGATCCTGTGCCATGACCGGGAGGGTCGCCAAGAGGCTGAGACGGAGGTGGAGATGCACCGTCTCTTCAGCCACCCCAACATCCTGGGCCTGGCAGGGCACACCTTCATAGAGAGGGGGGGCAAGAGTGAGGCCTGGATACTGCTGCCCTACGTTCAG AAGGGCAGTCTGTGGTCAGTGCTAGAGAAGCTGAGGGACAAGGGAAGCTTCATGCCAGAGAGACGCATCCTGAAGGTCCTACAGGGCATCTGTTCTGGACTGAAGGCCATGCATGACAGAGGCTACGCACACAG agatcTGAAGCCTACCAATGTACTCCTAGAGGAGGATGACAGGCCGCTGCTGATGGACCTGGGTTCTATGAACCGCTCCAGGATGGAGGTCAAGGGGACCAGGGAGGCCATGACAGTACAGGACTGGGCAGCTCAGAGGTGTACTATATCGTACCGCGCCCCTGAGCTCTTTAACGTGGAGAGCCACTGTGTCATCGATGACCGTACAGACATCTGG tctctgGGCTGTGTACTGTACAGCATGATGTTCCTGGAGGGGCCCTATGACATGGTGTTCCAGAAGGGAGACAGTGTGGCCCTTGCTGTCCAGAACCCAGTTACCATCCCTCAGCCATGCAG TTACTCTGAAAGCCTGCAGAACCTGCTGAGCTCCATCATGGTGTCCAACCCCCAGGAAAGACCCGAcgtcaactggatcctggaccagATACAGGACATGACATGTTCCAGCCCCAACACACAGACCAATATGGTATGA